The Plantactinospora sp. KBS50 sequence CTACGCCGAACGGGCCGTACCGCAGTTGCAGACCCGGGCCACCGGCCTGATGGCGCTGCCCGACGACGACCCCCGGCGAGCCGACGCGATCATCCTGTCCGGCCACAGCCAGGGCGCGGTGATCTCCGCCGCGGTGATCCTGCAGATGCCCGTACGCTGGCGCCGGCGGATCTGGTTCTTCTCGTACGGCTGCCAGCTCAGCAAGCTCTACGGCCGGGTGTTTCCGGCGTACTTCGGCCCGGACCGGCTCCCCGCGGTGACCACCGCGCTCACCCCGCCCGGCGGCCGGCCGGCCTGGACGAACTTCTGGCGGCCCACCGATCCGCTCGGCTGGCCCGTACCGGCCGCCGACCGGGAACTGGCGGTGCGCGACCCGGTGGCGCTGCACCCCCGCGGCGGTGAGGTCCGTGACCCGCCGATCCGCAACCACGGCGGCTATCCGCGGGCGCCGGAGTACCAGCGGGAGCGGGCCGAGGTCGCCGCGCTGCTCGGCGCCGCCCGGCCGCCGGCCGAACCGCCCCACCCGTCGCTGGCCGAGCCGGCCCCCGGGTCGCCGTCCGAACCCGGTCCAACGCCGGAGTCGGGGCCGGAGTCCGGGCCGCGGCCGGAGCCGGGCTCCGCTCCGGGGCCGGGGCCGGGGCCAGGATCGGTGCCGGAGCCAGGATCGGTGCCGGAGCCAGGATCGGTGCCGGACTCCGTGCCGGGGCCACAGCAGCGGCACGGGTCCACCACCGACGCGGTCAACCCAGCCTGACGCAGCCCCCTCACGTGCGCTTCGTTTGCGCGGCCCATCGCAGGTCAGCTACGGTGTGCGATAATCGCACGGTGGCCGACATCGACGCACAGACGTTGGGCGAGCGTATCCGGGATGCCCGTAAACGGGCAGACCTGAGTCAAGAAGACCTCGGGCAAGCAATCGGTCTTGAACGCACGGTCGTGAACAAGATCGAAACGGGCGTCCGCAGAGTCACGGCGCTCGAACTGTCAGACATCGCCGCCGCCATCGGTGTGGGCATGTCCACGTTCTTCGAGGAGCCCGTCCCGGCACTTGTCGCGCATCGTTCCAGCCAAGGACTGGACACGGCAGACTCGCAAATCGACGCACTGCTCGCGAGGTTCGTGAACGAGGTCGAGTTCGTCGCCTCACTGGGCGTCGACGAACTGGGGTTGGACGCTGCCGACGCCGTGGCCAGGGCCAAGATTTCGCGGCCTACGACCAACGCAGAGGCCGAGGCACTCGCCGCAAAAGCACGCGACTTGATGTCACTTCCGCAAGAGGAGCCGATCCGCCAACTCTCCGACAGCGTTGCCGGCATCGGGCTGTTGGCGTTCTCCCACGATGTCGGCAAGGACACCGCCGATGCTGGCACGGTCCTGTTGCCCCGCGGAGGCGTCAGTCTCGTCAACAGCCACATGAAGGTGGGCCGTAGGCGGCTTTCGCTGGCGCACGAACTTGGCCACTATCTGATTGCCGACGCCTACACGATCGATTGGCGGGTGGCCGATAATGACCTCCCGATGGAGTCATGCCTGGATCGTTTCGCGCGTGCGCTGCTGCTACCCAGATCTGCGGTTACGCGGCAATGGGACGAAAAAGTTGCCCAATCCGGAGAGCGCAGTTCGGCAATTCTGCTGGCGAGCAGGTTCCGGGTCGACATGGCCACCCTGGCGAGGCGCTTGAAGGAGCTGGAGTTAGCAGACAGCGAGACGGTCGCTTCGGTTCGTAGATACCGGACCACGCAGGCCGACATCGTTGAGATGAACCTCCATGTCCCGCTTGAGGAACTGGCGGGAACGACCGTTCCACGACCCTTTGCCCGTGCGGTTCTGCGGCTCGTACGCGACGAGCGGATCAGTCGCGAGCGAGCCTTGCACCTGCTTCAGGGCACTTTCGACGAGGCGGATCTGCCAAGTATTCGCAAGCGACGGGCCGATGAGATCTGGAAGTTCGCGTCGTGACGGTGCCCCCCGACGCCTGGGTGTTCGACACCGGTCCGTTGAGACACTTCGCGACGAATGGTTGGCTGGGAGTTCTGCGCTTTCTCGCGGAAGGACGCCCCGTCTACATCCCCGACAGCGTCGAGCGTGAACTCGACCACGCCGCCGAGTACGTATCGGCCGCTCGCGCGGTACTTGATGCCGACTGGATCCACGTTCACCGGTCGACTGACCCCGAGTACGGCAACGCGTTCGGTCATTACTTCGACCGACTGGTCGTCGACGGGAAGAACCTCGGCGAGTGTGGGGTCCTGGCCATGGGCCAGATCTACGGGTGCGAAGTCGTGATAGACGATGCCACGCCGCGCGTCATTGCAGAGGAAAAGGGAATTCAAGTCACCGCAACCGTCCCATTGCTATGCGAAGCGATTCGCGCCAAGAGGCTTACGACCGCTATGGTTGAAGCGCTGGCCGACGACCTTTTGGAAGGCAATTATCACCTGCCGTTCGGCCCTGGCGGGTTCCGTCAACACGTGTTGGAGAATGGGCTTCTGGACTACGGCGATATGTGACTTCATTCGACGACGTCCGATGCCAGAAAAGGCCGAGGTCCACGCGACCAACTATGTGCTGTCACCCAGCCTGAACACCAGGTCCGCCCGGCCCGCGGTACCGGCGATCCGTTCGGCGTTGACCTGGTCACTGCCCCGGGCACGGGCCGCGGCCACCTCGGGCGGACGCCCGTACGCCATGTGCCGCTCGGTCAGCCGGCGCAGCCGCAACTCCTCGTCCACGTCGAGGAACCACACCTCGTCCAGCAGGTCCCGCAGCCGCGACCAGGGTTCCTCCGCGAGCAGCAGGTAGTTGCCCTCGGTCACCACCAGTCGGACCTCGGGCGGCACCGCGATCTCGGCGGCGATCGACTCCTCCAGTTCGCGGTGGAACCGCGGCGCGTACACCGGGGCGTCGCCGGGCTCGCGCAGCCGCCGGATCAGCGCCACGAAACCGGCCGCGTCGAACGTGTCCGCCGCGCCCTTGCGGTCGTGCCGGCCTAGCCGGTGCAGTTGCGCCTCGGCCAGGTGGAAGCCGTCCATCGGCACCAGTTCGGCGGTCGGGCCGAGCGCGGCGACCAACCGCTGCGCCAGGGTCGACTTGCCCGCGCCGGGGGCGCCGGTGATGCCGAGCAGTCGGCGCCGGCCGGACAGGGCCAGCGCGCGGGCGCGGTCGACCAGGCCGGCGACCGGTATCGCCGAGGTCACCGCCGCTCACCGTCAGGCGGGCGGAATGCG is a genomic window containing:
- a CDS encoding nucleoside/nucleotide kinase family protein, translated to MTSAIPVAGLVDRARALALSGRRRLLGITGAPGAGKSTLAQRLVAALGPTAELVPMDGFHLAEAQLHRLGRHDRKGAADTFDAAGFVALIRRLREPGDAPVYAPRFHRELEESIAAEIAVPPEVRLVVTEGNYLLLAEEPWSRLRDLLDEVWFLDVDEELRLRRLTERHMAYGRPPEVAAARARGSDQVNAERIAGTAGRADLVFRLGDST
- a CDS encoding nucleotide-binding protein encodes the protein MTVPPDAWVFDTGPLRHFATNGWLGVLRFLAEGRPVYIPDSVERELDHAAEYVSAARAVLDADWIHVHRSTDPEYGNAFGHYFDRLVVDGKNLGECGVLAMGQIYGCEVVIDDATPRVIAEEKGIQVTATVPLLCEAIRAKRLTTAMVEALADDLLEGNYHLPFGPGGFRQHVLENGLLDYGDM
- a CDS encoding helix-turn-helix domain-containing protein encodes the protein MADIDAQTLGERIRDARKRADLSQEDLGQAIGLERTVVNKIETGVRRVTALELSDIAAAIGVGMSTFFEEPVPALVAHRSSQGLDTADSQIDALLARFVNEVEFVASLGVDELGLDAADAVARAKISRPTTNAEAEALAAKARDLMSLPQEEPIRQLSDSVAGIGLLAFSHDVGKDTADAGTVLLPRGGVSLVNSHMKVGRRRLSLAHELGHYLIADAYTIDWRVADNDLPMESCLDRFARALLLPRSAVTRQWDEKVAQSGERSSAILLASRFRVDMATLARRLKELELADSETVASVRRYRTTQADIVEMNLHVPLEELAGTTVPRPFARAVLRLVRDERISRERALHLLQGTFDEADLPSIRKRRADEIWKFAS